In one Lycorma delicatula isolate Av1 chromosome 5, ASM4794821v1, whole genome shotgun sequence genomic region, the following are encoded:
- the LOC142324552 gene encoding putative odorant-binding protein A5 isoform X2 → MNNLFGNSVHFLYIFSAIINDNFNVCGEDSDFSTDHNSNEIGTKEFILVEPKNNRLSYLNYSISISDSAYTDSSSAKGMYSAKYHIRHHDKLIEEFIPDVFPHAVPFEYLKVIFHPLVYNEKLKIFQKKKVIVDLGNHVIPSLAKQPPYLNWFDDWNKYYSVMMIDPDAPTIEHPIHRHWLHWLVVNSKGDKVHKGDIVAEYVGPCPQRGTGIHRYVVLIFMQKNKINFRKDIYISKTNFTIRKNFNYLEFAKKYKLREPVASNYFVSQWEKWVDQRYAGLREDYDIATF, encoded by the exons ATGAACAATTTATTTGGCAACTCTgttcattttctttatatatttagtgctattataaatgataattttaatgtatgtgGTGAAGATTCAGATTTTTCCACTGATCACAACAGCAATGAAATTGGTACGAAAGAATTTATATTAGTGGAACCAAAGAACAATCGTCTATCATATTTGAATTACTCTATAAGTATTTCAGATAGTGCTTATACAGATTCTAGTTCAGCTAAAGGCATGTATAGTGCAAAATATCACATAAGACATCATGATAAACTTATTGAAGAATTTATACCAGATGTTTTTCCACATGCAGTACCATTTGAATATTTGAag GTAATATTCCATCCAttagtttataatgaaaaattaaaaatatttcaaaagaaaaaagttattgttgATTTAGGCAATCATGTGATACCAAGTTTAGCAAAACAGCCACCATACTTGAATTGGTTTGATGACTGGAATAAATATTACTCAGTTATGATGATTG atCCTGATGCACCAACCATAGAACATCCTATTCACAGACATTGGCTACATTGGTTGGTTGTAAACTCTAAAGGAGATAAAGTTCATAAAGGTGATATAGTAGCTGAATATGTTGGACCATGCCCACAAAGAGGGACAG gcATTCATCGCTatgttgtattaatatttatgcagaaaaataaaataaatttcagaaaagatatatacatttcaaaaac aaactTTACTattcgtaaaaattttaattatttggaatttgcaaaaaaatacaaattaagagAACCAGTTGCATCAAACTACTTTGTATCACAATGGGAAAAATGGGTTGATCAAAGATATGCAGGTCTTCGTGAGGATTATGATATagcaactttttaa